From a region of the Bombus terrestris chromosome 8, iyBomTerr1.2, whole genome shotgun sequence genome:
- the LOC100650204 gene encoding transient receptor potential cation channel trpm isoform X1 has protein sequence MHIRIKMAMGSIICGASTPKMKRKKAKVTERSWIEATFQKRECSKFIPSADDEHKFMQVKGDKNAEYDVITTSRCCCGYSYTHHCRAGIDVQSYTPSNTKEEDREQWSPGKNTRPFPTDAYGTIEFQGGPHPTKAQYVRLAYDTRPEPIVQLLCREWNLGLPKLLITVHGGRSNFELQPTLKKVLRKGLLKAAKTTGAWIFTGGTNTGVTRQVGDALLLERSQRQGRVVSIGIAPWGILDKSHELVGRGGEVPYECLSSPWSKYAVLNNRHAYFLLVDNGTGGRYGAEIVLRRRLEKYISNLKLQPYTHSSIPVVALVIEGGTNTIRSVLEYVTDVPPVPVVVCDGSGRAADLIAFMHKYASEGDGENGENEGPLESMRGHLLDTIKRTFKVSSEQASQLYSELLQCTRKKHLITVFRISQERPQELDQTILTALFKSKQLSPAEQLSLSLIWNRVDIARCEIFVYGQNWPPGALEQAMMQALQHDRIDFVKLLLENGVSMRKFLSIPRLEELYNTKEGPSNTLGYILRDVRPNIPRGYMYTLHDIGLVINKLMGGAYRSQYTRRRFRMIYTKVMKRSGAHPQHMHRNSCVMSSTSRYYSGSGSKQDSLTMSLLAETLPANRDTPLFDYPFNELLIWAVLTKRQQMALLMWQHGEEALAKALVALKLYKAMAHEAAEDDLETEVYDELRSYGKEFENIALELLDYCYRQDDDQTKQLLTSELQNWSGQTCLSLAVTANHRPLLAHPCSQIILADLWMGGLRTRKNTNLKVVLGLVCPFYIMCLEFKSREELQLMPQTQEEHLISLEDEKEDSDSEHGIPTGPDVEKRQRRSLSVRNKSSSQQGAKLSSRKTSIYSISESVPALISNEHTTAIKETIVQENGKVLTDNDDGIHRIYGINSDYYDIKNSRPLRLRKKLYEFYTAPITKFWANAIAYIIFLVLFSYSILIHMDDRPSLAEIYAIAYICTLGCEKVREIATSEPATLSHKFSVWAWNMWNPCDAAAIIFFQIGLALRLRHSTLDIGRVIYCVDSIYWYLRILNILGVNKYFGPLVTMMGKMVKNMTYFVVLLIVVLMSFGVTRQAILNPNAEPKLRIIRDIFMEPYFMLYGEVYADNIDPDCGDEPGMIPCLPGRWITPTVMSIYLLIANILLINLLIAVFNNIFNEVNAVAHQVWMFQRFTVVMEYEQKPVLPPPLIVVCHIYLVVKYLLRYVTQGKANTGETYDNGLKLFLEADDMERLYDFEEDCVEGYFREQELKLQMSTEERVKITTERVENMHSKIEDIDKKENTQNASLQAVEFRMRKLEELNEQILAHLGVIHRFMATHMPNMEGLSSFDIDGRQRRVSERSEVLSETDSHTQLPAIAIKRKRLVRSMTDGTFLNLGPSIDDDVLKHSETAISRENLSRNESSISGDGHTVQDDIKTITSQETEASKVDGEGEILKKDSHSDSRELSREPSREPSGEPSSKEPSTEPSRQTSREISRETSREATSKEPSREASSEAPASEPIPRQDSTERPIRQNSRTRSESDDVTIFPPSNISRGVTWAEPRVAVIPSSSTSSTQRSILLAMHAEYTSITDELESYCGLLSPPRTPPISPPPSRARNLSEMSNPEMAWQIENEHLRDAEECDYQQMEDLIQRRYIADDEEPLHTDEATLFISNEHRHQLRRASAIDEESRRPPPTICVTREIEQTLSRPPIRDSESSDPNDKNLSTVPAPASETMC, from the exons ATGCATATACGTATCAAGATGGCAATGGGAAGTATTATTTGTGGAGCCAGCACTCCTAAAATGAAGAGAAAAAAGGCAAAG gtAACTGAACGCAGTTGGATAGAGGCAACTTTTCAAAAAAGAGAATGTTCAAAATTTATTCCAAGTGCTGATGATGAACACAA GTTTATGCAAGTAAAGGGAGATAAGAATGCAGAGTATGATGTGATCACCACTTCCAG ATGTTGTTGTGGATATTCTTATACTCATCACTGCAGAGCTGGTATAGATGTTCAAAGTTACACTCCTAGTAATACCAAAGAAGAAGATCGAGAACAATGGTCTCCTGGAAAAAATACACGTCCATTTCCTACTGATGCATATGGTACCATTGAATTTCAAGGTGGACCTCATCCAACTAAAGCTcaa TATGTGAGACTTGCTTATGACACAAGGCCAGAACCAATAGTACAATTGTTGTGTCGAGAATGGAATCTGGGATTACCTAAGCTACTAATAACTGTGCATGGTGGTCGATCTAATTTCGAACTGCAGCCAACTTTGAAAAAAGTTCTAAGGAAAGGTTTGCTGAAGGCTGCAAAGACAACTGGTGCATGGATATTCACAGGTGGAACTAATACAG GTGTAACAAGACAAGTAGGAGATGCCCTGCTACTAGAAAGATCTCAAAGACAAGGTCGGGTTGTAAGTATCGGCATAGCACCATGGGGAATTTTAGACAAAAGTCATGAACTTGTAGGCCGTGGAGGTGAAGTACCTTATGAATGTCTTTCATCTCCGTG GTCTAAATATGCAGTTTTAAACAATCGTCATGCATATTTTTTATTGGTGGATAACGGTACCGGCGGTCGATATGGTGCAGAAATTGTGCTGCGTAGaagattggaaaaatatatttctaatctAAAATTACAGCCAT ACACACACAGTAGCATTCCTGTCGTGGCATTGGTAATTGAAGGAGGAACAAATACGATTCGATCAGTTTTAGAGTATGTTACAGACGTTCCTCCTGTTCCTGTAGTAGTCTGCGATGGATCAGGTCGTGCAGCTGATCTCATCGCTTTTATGCATAA ataCGCGTCTGAAGGAGATGGAGAGAATGGAGAGAATGAGGGACCATTAGAAAGTATGAGAGGACATCTTTTAGATACTATCAAACGCACTTTCAAAGTATCCTCTGAACAGGCATCACAACTGTACTCTGAACTTTTACAATGTACCCGTAAGAAACATTTG ATAACAGTATTTAGAATAAGTCAAGAGCGGCCACAGGAACTTGACCAAACGATTCTGACAGCTCTGTTCAAGTCCAAGCAATTATCCCCTGCCGAGCAGCTATCGTTATCTTTAATTTGGAatagagtggacatagcgcgtTGTGAAATATTTGTGTATGGTCAAAATTGGCCACCAGGTGCTCTGGAACAGGCAATGATGCAAGCTTTGCAACACGATCGAATTGACTTCGTGAAACTTCTCTTAGAAAATGGAGTCTCTATGCGTAAATTCTTGTCTATACCTCGCCTTGAGGAATTGTACAATACC AAAGAAGGCCCTTCGAACACACTGGGCTACATTCTCCGCGACGTTCGACCAAATATTCCACGGGGTTACATGTACACACTGCACGATATCGGCctcgtaataaataaattaatgggTGGCGCGTATCGGTCGCAGTATACACGCAGAAGATTCCGTATGATCTATACCAAAGTGATGAAGAGATCTGGGGCACATCCTCAACATATGCATCGAAATAGCTGCGTCATGAGTAGCACTAGTCGTTACTATTCGGGATCTGGTAGTAAACAGGATAGTTTAACAATGAGTTTGCTCGCTGAAACTTTACCAGCTAATCGAGACACGCCGCTTTTTGATTATCCTTTCAATGAGTTGCTTATATGGGCTGTGTTAACTAAACGACAGCAAATGGCACTATTAATGTGGCAACATGGGGAAGAAGCTTTAGCAAAAGCACTCGTTGCTCTTAAATTGTATAAGGCTATGGCGCATGAAGCTGCTGAGGATGATCTTGAAACAGAAGTTTATGACGAATTGCGGAGTTATGggaaagaatttgaaaatattg CCTTGGAATTGTTAGATTATTGTTATCGTCAAGATGACGATCAAACGAAACAGCTATTGACTTCTGAACTTCAAAATTGGTCTGGTCAAACATGTCTTTCATTGGCAGTCACGGCTAATCATCGACCACTTTTAGCACACCCTTGTAGCCAAATTATTTTAGCTGATTTATGGATGGGAGGTCTTCGTACGAGAAAGAATACGAATTTAAAG GTCGTACTTGGGTTAGTTTGTCCATTTTATATAATGTGTTTGGAATTTAAAAGTCGCGAGGAACTGCAGCTGATGCCACAAACTCAGGAAGAACATTTGATCTCTCTTGAAGATGAGAAAGAAGATAGTGATTCAGAGCATGGTATACCAACAGGTCCAGATGTTGAG AAACGTCAGCGCAGGAGCCTGAGCGTACGCAACAAATCCAGCAGCCAACAAGGCGCTAAG TTATCATCAAGGAAAACTTCTATTTATTCAATATCGGAATCCGTACCG GCTTTAATCAGCAACGAACACACTACTGCCATCAAGGAGACAATTGTACAAGAAAATGGTAAAGTACTGACAGATAACGATGATGGAATTCATCGTATATATGGTATAAACTCTGACTACTATGACATCAAGAACAGCAGGCCATTGAGATTGAGGaaaaaattgtatgaattttATACAGCTCCCATCACAAAATTTTGGGCTAATGCT atagCATACATTATTTTCTTGGTTCTCTTCTCATACTCCATTCTCATACATATGGATGATCGTCCATCATTAGCAGAGATTTATGCCATTGCATATATTTGTACATTAGGATGTGAAAAAGTACGAGAAATAGCAACATCTGAACCAGCTACTCTTTCACATAAATTTAGTGTTTGGGCATGGAATATGTGGAATCCTTGTGATGCAGCTGCCattattttttttcaaattggtttAGCTTTACGCTTGAGACACTCAACTCTCGATATTGGTCGTGTCATCTATTGCGTTGATTCCATTTATTGGTACTTAAGGATATTGAATATTCTTGGCGTAAATAAGTACTTTG GTCCTTTAGTTACAATGATGGGAAAAATGGTGAAAAATATGACATACTTTGTGGTACTTTTAATAGTGGTATTAATGAGTTTTGGAGTCACTCGACAGGCAATTTTGAACCCTAATGCTGAACCGAAATTGAGGATTATTCGTGAT atatttatggaaccatattttatgttatatggAGAGGTATATGCCGACAACATAGATCCAGATTGCGGAGACGAACCAGGAATGATTCCATGTTTACCAGGCCGGTGGATCACACCTACTGTAATGtccatttatcttttaattgcAAACATATTGTTAATAAATCTTTTGATTGCcgtattcaataatattttcaatgaaGTAAACGCGGTGGCGCACCAAGTTTGGATGTTCCAACGTTTTACTGTTGTTATGGAGTATGAACAGAAACCTGTTTTACCTCCTCCGCTCATTGTAGTTTGTCATATATATCTGGTGGTGAAATATTTGCTGCGATATGTAACACAAGGGAAAGCAAACACTGGTGAAACCTACGACAATGGACTGAAGTTGTTCTTAGAGGCAGACGACATGGAGCGCCTCTACGATTTTGAAGAGGATTGTGTTGAAGGATACTTCCGTGAGCAAGAGTTGAAATTGCAAATGTCTACAGAGGAACGTGTTAAAATTACCACAGAAAGAGTGGAGAATATGCATTCGAAGATCGAAGACATTGACAAGAAAGAGAATACTCAAAATGCATCTCTTCAA GCAGTGGAGTTTCGTATGCGCAAATTGGAAGAATTAAATGAACAGATTTTGGCACACCTAGGAGTTATACACCGATTCATGGCTACTCACATGCCCAACATGGAGGGCTTATCTAGTTTTGATATAGACGGTCGCCAGCGTAGGGTATCAGAACGCTCAGAAGTTCTGTCAGAAACAGATTCTCATACCCAACTACCAGCCATTGCGATTAAACGTAAGAGATTGGTCCGATCGATGACCGATGGCACTTTCCTTAACCTAGGCCCATCAATAGATGATGATGTGCTGAAACATTCAGAAACTGCTATATCTCGCGAGAACCTCAGTAGGAACGAGTCTTCTATAAGTGGAGATGGACACACTGTTCAAGATGACATAAAGACAATCACAAGCCAGGAAACTGAAGCGAGCAAAGTAGATGGTGAAGGAGAGATCCTAAAGAAGGATTCGCATTCTGACAGCAGAGAGCTAAGCAGAGAGCCAAGCAGAGAACCAAGTGGAGAGCCAAGTAGCAAAGAACCAAGTACGGAACCAAGTAGACAAACGAGTAGAGAAATAAGTAGAGAAACAAGCAGAGAAGCTACAAGCAAAGAACCGAGCAGAGAAGCCAGCAGCGAAGCGCCAGCTTCGGAACCTATTCCTAGGCAAGATTCTACAGAACGACCTATTAGACAAAATAGTAGAACACGTTCAGAATCAGATGATGTAACGATTTTTCCACCGTCGAACATATCAAGAGGAGTAACGTGGGCTGAGCCACGTGTTGCAGTCATTCCATCGTCTTCAACAAGTAGTACGCAGAGGTCTATCCTATTAGCCATGCATGCCGAATATACAAGCATAACGGACGAGCTGGAGAGCTACTGTGGCCTTCTAAGTCCACCTCGAACACCGCCAATTTCTCCACCACCTTCGAGAGCTAGAAACTTATCCGAAATGTCTAACCCTGAGATGGCTTGGCAAATTGAGAATGAACATCTACGTGATGCTGAGGAGTGCGATTACCAACAGATGGAAGATTTAATACAGAGGAGGTACATCGCAGATGACGAGGAGCCTTTGCATACTGATGAAGCTACCCTGTTCATATCGAACGAACACAGGCATCAACTTCGAAGAGCTTCTGCCATCGATGAAGAGTCTCGAAGGCCTCCACCTACAATTTGCGTGACCAGGGAGATCGAGCAAACGCTTTCAAGGCCACCGATCCGGGACTCGGAAAGCTCAGATCCTAACGACAAGAATCTGAGTACGGTACCTGCCCCAGCGTCAGAGACCATGTGCTAA
- the LOC100650204 gene encoding transient receptor potential cation channel trpm isoform X3, with product MHIRIKMAMGSIICGASTPKMKRKKAKVTERSWIEATFQKRECSKFIPSADDEHKFMQVKGDKNAEYDVITTSRCCCGYSYTHHCRAGIDVQSYTPSNTKEEDREQWSPGKNTRPFPTDAYGTIEFQGGPHPTKAQYVRLAYDTRPEPIVQLLCREWNLGLPKLLITVHGGRSNFELQPTLKKVLRKGLLKAAKTTGAWIFTGGTNTGVTRQVGDALLLERSQRQGRVVSIGIAPWGILDKSHELVGRGGEVPYECLSSPWSKYAVLNNRHAYFLLVDNGTGGRYGAEIVLRRRLEKYISNLKLQPYTHSSIPVVALVIEGGTNTIRSVLEYVTDVPPVPVVVCDGSGRAADLIAFMHKYASEGDGENGENEGPLESMRGHLLDTIKRTFKVSSEQASQLYSELLQCTRKKHLITVFRISQERPQELDQTILTALFKSKQLSPAEQLSLSLIWNRVDIARCEIFVYGQNWPPGALEQAMMQALQHDRIDFVKLLLENGVSMRKFLSIPRLEELYNTKEGPSNTLGYILRDVRPNIPRGYMYTLHDIGLVINKLMGGAYRSQYTRRRFRMIYTKVMKRSGAHPQHMHRNSCVMSSTSRYYSGSGSKQDSLTMSLLAETLPANRDTPLFDYPFNELLIWAVLTKRQQMALLMWQHGEEALAKALVALKLYKAMAHEAAEDDLETEVYDELRSYGKEFENIALELLDYCYRQDDDQTKQLLTSELQNWSGQTCLSLAVTANHRPLLAHPCSQIILADLWMGGLRTRKNTNLKVVLGLVCPFYIMCLEFKSREELQLMPQTQEEHLISLEDEKEDSDSEHGIPTGPDVEKRQRRSLSVRNKSSSQQGAKALISNEHTTAIKETIVQENGKVLTDNDDGIHRIYGINSDYYDIKNSRPLRLRKKLYEFYTAPITKFWANAIAYIIFLVLFSYSILIHMDDRPSLAEIYAIAYICTLGCEKVREIATSEPATLSHKFSVWAWNMWNPCDAAAIIFFQIGLALRLRHSTLDIGRVIYCVDSIYWYLRILNILGVNKYFGPLVTMMGKMVKNMTYFVVLLIVVLMSFGVTRQAILNPNAEPKLRIIRDIFMEPYFMLYGEVYADNIDPDCGDEPGMIPCLPGRWITPTVMSIYLLIANILLINLLIAVFNNIFNEVNAVAHQVWMFQRFTVVMEYEQKPVLPPPLIVVCHIYLVVKYLLRYVTQGKANTGETYDNGLKLFLEADDMERLYDFEEDCVEGYFREQELKLQMSTEERVKITTERVENMHSKIEDIDKKENTQNASLQAVEFRMRKLEELNEQILAHLGVIHRFMATHMPNMEGLSSFDIDGRQRRVSERSEVLSETDSHTQLPAIAIKRKRLVRSMTDGTFLNLGPSIDDDVLKHSETAISRENLSRNESSISGDGHTVQDDIKTITSQETEASKVDGEGEILKKDSHSDSRELSREPSREPSGEPSSKEPSTEPSRQTSREISRETSREATSKEPSREASSEAPASEPIPRQDSTERPIRQNSRTRSESDDVTIFPPSNISRGVTWAEPRVAVIPSSSTSSTQRSILLAMHAEYTSITDELESYCGLLSPPRTPPISPPPSRARNLSEMSNPEMAWQIENEHLRDAEECDYQQMEDLIQRRYIADDEEPLHTDEATLFISNEHRHQLRRASAIDEESRRPPPTICVTREIEQTLSRPPIRDSESSDPNDKNLSTVPAPASETMC from the exons ATGCATATACGTATCAAGATGGCAATGGGAAGTATTATTTGTGGAGCCAGCACTCCTAAAATGAAGAGAAAAAAGGCAAAG gtAACTGAACGCAGTTGGATAGAGGCAACTTTTCAAAAAAGAGAATGTTCAAAATTTATTCCAAGTGCTGATGATGAACACAA GTTTATGCAAGTAAAGGGAGATAAGAATGCAGAGTATGATGTGATCACCACTTCCAG ATGTTGTTGTGGATATTCTTATACTCATCACTGCAGAGCTGGTATAGATGTTCAAAGTTACACTCCTAGTAATACCAAAGAAGAAGATCGAGAACAATGGTCTCCTGGAAAAAATACACGTCCATTTCCTACTGATGCATATGGTACCATTGAATTTCAAGGTGGACCTCATCCAACTAAAGCTcaa TATGTGAGACTTGCTTATGACACAAGGCCAGAACCAATAGTACAATTGTTGTGTCGAGAATGGAATCTGGGATTACCTAAGCTACTAATAACTGTGCATGGTGGTCGATCTAATTTCGAACTGCAGCCAACTTTGAAAAAAGTTCTAAGGAAAGGTTTGCTGAAGGCTGCAAAGACAACTGGTGCATGGATATTCACAGGTGGAACTAATACAG GTGTAACAAGACAAGTAGGAGATGCCCTGCTACTAGAAAGATCTCAAAGACAAGGTCGGGTTGTAAGTATCGGCATAGCACCATGGGGAATTTTAGACAAAAGTCATGAACTTGTAGGCCGTGGAGGTGAAGTACCTTATGAATGTCTTTCATCTCCGTG GTCTAAATATGCAGTTTTAAACAATCGTCATGCATATTTTTTATTGGTGGATAACGGTACCGGCGGTCGATATGGTGCAGAAATTGTGCTGCGTAGaagattggaaaaatatatttctaatctAAAATTACAGCCAT ACACACACAGTAGCATTCCTGTCGTGGCATTGGTAATTGAAGGAGGAACAAATACGATTCGATCAGTTTTAGAGTATGTTACAGACGTTCCTCCTGTTCCTGTAGTAGTCTGCGATGGATCAGGTCGTGCAGCTGATCTCATCGCTTTTATGCATAA ataCGCGTCTGAAGGAGATGGAGAGAATGGAGAGAATGAGGGACCATTAGAAAGTATGAGAGGACATCTTTTAGATACTATCAAACGCACTTTCAAAGTATCCTCTGAACAGGCATCACAACTGTACTCTGAACTTTTACAATGTACCCGTAAGAAACATTTG ATAACAGTATTTAGAATAAGTCAAGAGCGGCCACAGGAACTTGACCAAACGATTCTGACAGCTCTGTTCAAGTCCAAGCAATTATCCCCTGCCGAGCAGCTATCGTTATCTTTAATTTGGAatagagtggacatagcgcgtTGTGAAATATTTGTGTATGGTCAAAATTGGCCACCAGGTGCTCTGGAACAGGCAATGATGCAAGCTTTGCAACACGATCGAATTGACTTCGTGAAACTTCTCTTAGAAAATGGAGTCTCTATGCGTAAATTCTTGTCTATACCTCGCCTTGAGGAATTGTACAATACC AAAGAAGGCCCTTCGAACACACTGGGCTACATTCTCCGCGACGTTCGACCAAATATTCCACGGGGTTACATGTACACACTGCACGATATCGGCctcgtaataaataaattaatgggTGGCGCGTATCGGTCGCAGTATACACGCAGAAGATTCCGTATGATCTATACCAAAGTGATGAAGAGATCTGGGGCACATCCTCAACATATGCATCGAAATAGCTGCGTCATGAGTAGCACTAGTCGTTACTATTCGGGATCTGGTAGTAAACAGGATAGTTTAACAATGAGTTTGCTCGCTGAAACTTTACCAGCTAATCGAGACACGCCGCTTTTTGATTATCCTTTCAATGAGTTGCTTATATGGGCTGTGTTAACTAAACGACAGCAAATGGCACTATTAATGTGGCAACATGGGGAAGAAGCTTTAGCAAAAGCACTCGTTGCTCTTAAATTGTATAAGGCTATGGCGCATGAAGCTGCTGAGGATGATCTTGAAACAGAAGTTTATGACGAATTGCGGAGTTATGggaaagaatttgaaaatattg CCTTGGAATTGTTAGATTATTGTTATCGTCAAGATGACGATCAAACGAAACAGCTATTGACTTCTGAACTTCAAAATTGGTCTGGTCAAACATGTCTTTCATTGGCAGTCACGGCTAATCATCGACCACTTTTAGCACACCCTTGTAGCCAAATTATTTTAGCTGATTTATGGATGGGAGGTCTTCGTACGAGAAAGAATACGAATTTAAAG GTCGTACTTGGGTTAGTTTGTCCATTTTATATAATGTGTTTGGAATTTAAAAGTCGCGAGGAACTGCAGCTGATGCCACAAACTCAGGAAGAACATTTGATCTCTCTTGAAGATGAGAAAGAAGATAGTGATTCAGAGCATGGTATACCAACAGGTCCAGATGTTGAG AAACGTCAGCGCAGGAGCCTGAGCGTACGCAACAAATCCAGCAGCCAACAAGGCGCTAAG GCTTTAATCAGCAACGAACACACTACTGCCATCAAGGAGACAATTGTACAAGAAAATGGTAAAGTACTGACAGATAACGATGATGGAATTCATCGTATATATGGTATAAACTCTGACTACTATGACATCAAGAACAGCAGGCCATTGAGATTGAGGaaaaaattgtatgaattttATACAGCTCCCATCACAAAATTTTGGGCTAATGCT atagCATACATTATTTTCTTGGTTCTCTTCTCATACTCCATTCTCATACATATGGATGATCGTCCATCATTAGCAGAGATTTATGCCATTGCATATATTTGTACATTAGGATGTGAAAAAGTACGAGAAATAGCAACATCTGAACCAGCTACTCTTTCACATAAATTTAGTGTTTGGGCATGGAATATGTGGAATCCTTGTGATGCAGCTGCCattattttttttcaaattggtttAGCTTTACGCTTGAGACACTCAACTCTCGATATTGGTCGTGTCATCTATTGCGTTGATTCCATTTATTGGTACTTAAGGATATTGAATATTCTTGGCGTAAATAAGTACTTTG GTCCTTTAGTTACAATGATGGGAAAAATGGTGAAAAATATGACATACTTTGTGGTACTTTTAATAGTGGTATTAATGAGTTTTGGAGTCACTCGACAGGCAATTTTGAACCCTAATGCTGAACCGAAATTGAGGATTATTCGTGAT atatttatggaaccatattttatgttatatggAGAGGTATATGCCGACAACATAGATCCAGATTGCGGAGACGAACCAGGAATGATTCCATGTTTACCAGGCCGGTGGATCACACCTACTGTAATGtccatttatcttttaattgcAAACATATTGTTAATAAATCTTTTGATTGCcgtattcaataatattttcaatgaaGTAAACGCGGTGGCGCACCAAGTTTGGATGTTCCAACGTTTTACTGTTGTTATGGAGTATGAACAGAAACCTGTTTTACCTCCTCCGCTCATTGTAGTTTGTCATATATATCTGGTGGTGAAATATTTGCTGCGATATGTAACACAAGGGAAAGCAAACACTGGTGAAACCTACGACAATGGACTGAAGTTGTTCTTAGAGGCAGACGACATGGAGCGCCTCTACGATTTTGAAGAGGATTGTGTTGAAGGATACTTCCGTGAGCAAGAGTTGAAATTGCAAATGTCTACAGAGGAACGTGTTAAAATTACCACAGAAAGAGTGGAGAATATGCATTCGAAGATCGAAGACATTGACAAGAAAGAGAATACTCAAAATGCATCTCTTCAA GCAGTGGAGTTTCGTATGCGCAAATTGGAAGAATTAAATGAACAGATTTTGGCACACCTAGGAGTTATACACCGATTCATGGCTACTCACATGCCCAACATGGAGGGCTTATCTAGTTTTGATATAGACGGTCGCCAGCGTAGGGTATCAGAACGCTCAGAAGTTCTGTCAGAAACAGATTCTCATACCCAACTACCAGCCATTGCGATTAAACGTAAGAGATTGGTCCGATCGATGACCGATGGCACTTTCCTTAACCTAGGCCCATCAATAGATGATGATGTGCTGAAACATTCAGAAACTGCTATATCTCGCGAGAACCTCAGTAGGAACGAGTCTTCTATAAGTGGAGATGGACACACTGTTCAAGATGACATAAAGACAATCACAAGCCAGGAAACTGAAGCGAGCAAAGTAGATGGTGAAGGAGAGATCCTAAAGAAGGATTCGCATTCTGACAGCAGAGAGCTAAGCAGAGAGCCAAGCAGAGAACCAAGTGGAGAGCCAAGTAGCAAAGAACCAAGTACGGAACCAAGTAGACAAACGAGTAGAGAAATAAGTAGAGAAACAAGCAGAGAAGCTACAAGCAAAGAACCGAGCAGAGAAGCCAGCAGCGAAGCGCCAGCTTCGGAACCTATTCCTAGGCAAGATTCTACAGAACGACCTATTAGACAAAATAGTAGAACACGTTCAGAATCAGATGATGTAACGATTTTTCCACCGTCGAACATATCAAGAGGAGTAACGTGGGCTGAGCCACGTGTTGCAGTCATTCCATCGTCTTCAACAAGTAGTACGCAGAGGTCTATCCTATTAGCCATGCATGCCGAATATACAAGCATAACGGACGAGCTGGAGAGCTACTGTGGCCTTCTAAGTCCACCTCGAACACCGCCAATTTCTCCACCACCTTCGAGAGCTAGAAACTTATCCGAAATGTCTAACCCTGAGATGGCTTGGCAAATTGAGAATGAACATCTACGTGATGCTGAGGAGTGCGATTACCAACAGATGGAAGATTTAATACAGAGGAGGTACATCGCAGATGACGAGGAGCCTTTGCATACTGATGAAGCTACCCTGTTCATATCGAACGAACACAGGCATCAACTTCGAAGAGCTTCTGCCATCGATGAAGAGTCTCGAAGGCCTCCACCTACAATTTGCGTGACCAGGGAGATCGAGCAAACGCTTTCAAGGCCACCGATCCGGGACTCGGAAAGCTCAGATCCTAACGACAAGAATCTGAGTACGGTACCTGCCCCAGCGTCAGAGACCATGTGCTAA